A genome region from Lytechinus pictus isolate F3 Inbred chromosome 14, Lp3.0, whole genome shotgun sequence includes the following:
- the LOC135156677 gene encoding phospholipid scramblase 1-like isoform X1, with the protein MAQPPPPPQMAMNPIGAQPGGKPPVNWMPAPTVAAPQGCPPGLEYLTQVDQLLVHQIVELFEMFTGVEMANRYAIKNSLGQQVYFAHEESDFCMRQCCGPQRGFIIHITDNSQQEVMRLEREFKFCAGCGWCAGPDSETCSFEVRVEAPVGNIIGYVRQAQYYLGPKFDILDAERKPVVKIKGPYCMCQDICCQGDIEFDVFTGDMASTIGKVSKQWPGCFKHAWTDADNFGVTFPVDLHVNVKATLLAAVFLIDFMFFETSNNNNNNN; encoded by the exons caaccgccaccaccaccacaaatGGCAATGAACCCCATAGGGGCACAGCCGGGCGGGAAGCCCCCTGTCAACTGGATGCCTGCCCCCACAGTTGCTGCACCTCAAGGATGCCCGCCAGGTCTGGAATACCTCACGCAAGTCGATCAGCTGCTTGTTCACCAGATCGTCGAACTCTTCGAAA TGTTCACTGGTGTTGAGATGGCAAACAGATATGCCATCAAGAATAGTCTTGGTCAACAGGTCTACTTTGCTCACGAAG AGTCAGACTTCTGCATGCGTCAATGTTGTGGACCCCAGCGTGGCTTTATCATCCACATCACAGACAATAGTCAACAG GAGGTGATGCGTCTTGAACGTGAATTCAAGTTCTGTGCTGGTTGTGGATGGTGCGCTGGTCCTGACAGTGAAACCTGTTCTTTTGAGGTCAGGGTCGAAGCCCCAGTGGGAAACATCATCGGATACGTAAGACAGGC GCAATATTACCTTGGGCCCAAGTTTGACATTCTTGATGCTGAGAGGAAACCCGTAGTCAAGATCAAAGGACCCTACTGTATGTGTCAAGACATCTGTTGCCAAGGAGATATCGAATTCGAT GTCTTTACCGGTGACATGGCTTCAACGATTGGAAAAGTATCAAAACAATGGCCAGGATGTTTTAAGCACGCGTGGACTGACGCTGACAACTTTGGTGTGACAT tCCCTGTCGATCTGCATGTGAACGTGAAGGCGACCCTCTTGGCGGCTGTGTTCCTTATT GATTTCATGTTCTTCGAGAcatcaaacaacaacaacaacaataattaa
- the LOC135156677 gene encoding phospholipid scramblase 1-like isoform X2, whose product MAQPPPPPQMAMNPIGAQPGGKPPVNWMPAPTVAAPQGCPPGLEYLTQVDQLLVHQIVELFEMFTGVEMANRYAIKNSLGQQVYFAHEESDFCMRQCCGPQRGFIIHITDNSQQEVMRLEREFKFCAGCGWCAGPDSETCSFEVRVEAPVGNIIGYVRQAQYYLGPKFDILDAERKPVVKIKGPYCMCQDICCQGDIEFDVFTGDMASTIGKVSKQWPGCFKHAWTDADNFGVTFPVDLHVNVKATLLAAVFLIDFMFFEESNNGDSG is encoded by the exons caaccgccaccaccaccacaaatGGCAATGAACCCCATAGGGGCACAGCCGGGCGGGAAGCCCCCTGTCAACTGGATGCCTGCCCCCACAGTTGCTGCACCTCAAGGATGCCCGCCAGGTCTGGAATACCTCACGCAAGTCGATCAGCTGCTTGTTCACCAGATCGTCGAACTCTTCGAAA TGTTCACTGGTGTTGAGATGGCAAACAGATATGCCATCAAGAATAGTCTTGGTCAACAGGTCTACTTTGCTCACGAAG AGTCAGACTTCTGCATGCGTCAATGTTGTGGACCCCAGCGTGGCTTTATCATCCACATCACAGACAATAGTCAACAG GAGGTGATGCGTCTTGAACGTGAATTCAAGTTCTGTGCTGGTTGTGGATGGTGCGCTGGTCCTGACAGTGAAACCTGTTCTTTTGAGGTCAGGGTCGAAGCCCCAGTGGGAAACATCATCGGATACGTAAGACAGGC GCAATATTACCTTGGGCCCAAGTTTGACATTCTTGATGCTGAGAGGAAACCCGTAGTCAAGATCAAAGGACCCTACTGTATGTGTCAAGACATCTGTTGCCAAGGAGATATCGAATTCGAT GTCTTTACCGGTGACATGGCTTCAACGATTGGAAAAGTATCAAAACAATGGCCAGGATGTTTTAAGCACGCGTGGACTGACGCTGACAACTTTGGTGTGACAT tCCCTGTCGATCTGCATGTGAACGTGAAGGCGACCCTCTTGGCGGCTGTGTTCCTTATT GACTTTATGTTCTTCGAGGAATCGAACAACGGCGACAGTGGCTAA
- the LOC135156677 gene encoding phospholipid scramblase 1-like isoform X3, whose translation MAQPPPPPQMAMNPIGAQPGGKPPVNWMPAPTVAAPQGCPPGLEYLTQVDQLLVHQIVELFEMFTGVEMANRYAIKNSLGQQVYFAHEESDFCMRQCCGPQRGFIIHITDNSQQEVMRLEREFKFCAGCGWCAGPDSETCSFEVRVEAPVGNIIGYVRQAQYYLGPKFDILDAERKPVVKIKGPYCMCQDICCQGDIEFDVFTGDMASTIGKVSKQWPGCFKHAWTDADNFGVTFPVDLHVNVKATLLAAVFLIDFMFFESSNNEN comes from the exons caaccgccaccaccaccacaaatGGCAATGAACCCCATAGGGGCACAGCCGGGCGGGAAGCCCCCTGTCAACTGGATGCCTGCCCCCACAGTTGCTGCACCTCAAGGATGCCCGCCAGGTCTGGAATACCTCACGCAAGTCGATCAGCTGCTTGTTCACCAGATCGTCGAACTCTTCGAAA TGTTCACTGGTGTTGAGATGGCAAACAGATATGCCATCAAGAATAGTCTTGGTCAACAGGTCTACTTTGCTCACGAAG AGTCAGACTTCTGCATGCGTCAATGTTGTGGACCCCAGCGTGGCTTTATCATCCACATCACAGACAATAGTCAACAG GAGGTGATGCGTCTTGAACGTGAATTCAAGTTCTGTGCTGGTTGTGGATGGTGCGCTGGTCCTGACAGTGAAACCTGTTCTTTTGAGGTCAGGGTCGAAGCCCCAGTGGGAAACATCATCGGATACGTAAGACAGGC GCAATATTACCTTGGGCCCAAGTTTGACATTCTTGATGCTGAGAGGAAACCCGTAGTCAAGATCAAAGGACCCTACTGTATGTGTCAAGACATCTGTTGCCAAGGAGATATCGAATTCGAT GTCTTTACCGGTGACATGGCTTCAACGATTGGAAAAGTATCAAAACAATGGCCAGGATGTTTTAAGCACGCGTGGACTGACGCTGACAACTTTGGTGTGACAT tCCCTGTCGATCTGCATGTGAACGTGAAGGCGACCCTCTTGGCGGCTGTGTTCCTTATT GATTTCATGTTCTTTGAGTcatcaaacaatgaaaattga